TTTTGCAGAATGTTACTTTCTACGCTCTGCAAGCAGTTGAAAACGCTTCCGTTCTGCGTGATGGTAGTTTCTAGGCAGCCTGTACGAGCGGCCAAGTCGTAGTATGCCTGAGAAGGTTGCATATCATCATGTCTCCTGTCGTTGAAGATTAGTCCAATGCGGTTCCAGTGTGCCAGGCGAATTTCTCACCATTGCGTTGGCAGATATGGACTTGAGACAATAGCACGTTGGAAGAGTGAGGCTTGGTCAGAACCGTCGTTCGCCATTGTCATAAGCAtaacaccgccgccgccggcagacTCTCCGGCAATAGTGACTCGTGAAGGGTCGCCTCCAAATAGGTGGATGTGATCCCGCACCCATTCGAGCGCAAAACGCATATCTTGGATACCGGCGTTGGGTATCCCGAAATGGCCAATCTCGGCAGATGAAGCAAACCCGAATGCACCCAGTCGGTACTGTATAATGACCGTCACAAAACCATTACCTACTGTCTTGGCCATGGTCGAAAAATCGTAGTTCGCAGCCCAGTCCTGACCATATCCGCCACCATCTGTTTAGGAGTTAGGTATATCGTGGATTTGACCACTGGGCTAGGAGAATGGATGTATTCTGCTTACGGATCCAGAATAATACCGGCAGCTTTGTCTTATTTGCTGGAGCGAACACGTTGAGAAACAAACAATCCTCATCACCCATGGCGTCTCTCTCAAACGAGTAGTTCGCAATGCTGCCGACTTTAAGTTTCATGGGTCGAATAAAGAGGACAATCCACTCACATTGGTCCAGGTGGCGACTGGGGACATCTAGGGGGGTTTGCCGTCGCCGGTAGAACTTTTCCATTGTCCTCATCTCGGGCTGGTCTCTTTGGGAGCTGCCAGCGCTCAGGTTTAGAAGCATAACGCACCCTGTACCTAGATGTAAGTATCTAGATTCACTCATAAAAAATCGACTCTCAACTTACCCCCTGTAGGTAAAAATGTCAAACAAAGAATCATAGTAACCCTCGTAACGAGCGTATCCCAGGTCTACGACTGGTGCCTTGGGGGCAAAATCGCTCGAAGCCGTCTGTTCCCGTAAGTAAAGACCACGTTTGGAAATCTTGCTTCCGTACGTGTGTGCATCTTGCGCAACGGCAATTGAAGCCAAAGAAATTAGAAAACACTGTAAGTACACCATGTTTACAAGCATTCAGTTGTAGACATCTGTCTAGGTAAAAGTTGAAATGCTGGGTCAGGCCGGTGGCATGACGGATATCGAGTTGATCAAATTGATGGTAAATGACCTCGCATTTATCCATCTCCTACCTGCAGGAACATGATTACTACCACGTATCGAAAGAGATGAGGTTCATTCATTGCTGTGTcttgaaaaaaaaagactATCTGTTATGCTTTAACTCCTAACGTCTTACACTCTAGCTAGATGAACTATAATAGAAAGAATTGACCGATCTGCATGCAAAAAAACATCGCTACGAGCACTGTGATACTACTTATGACTCACATAAATTAATATGGGATCTCTGTAGCAACGGTGTGATAATTGACTCTTCATAGCTGCTGGGTTAATATTCGCAGCCAACTAATGCAGATACTTGCGGCATTTTATTGTCAAACTAATCTCGGCCTTGCATCATACTCGAACGCATGCAAGACGGGACTAATTTTATCCTCACCACGATGTCGATCTTTGTGGGACGGATGTTTTGGCGGCCGAACTAATCATCTACTTAGCCCGTAAAATCCTCGTCATCGAACAACATCCGGGGGCAACAAGGAGCTGGTTGTGCCTAAACAAAGGCTTTTGTTCTGTCGATTCCATCTTCATCATTCACGACCAGTAAGCGAAACAGCAATAGTCCAGTCAATCAACCATGATTCCACACTCTAAACCTTTCAATCCACCCAAGTCGCTACAGTATGTCGAGGATGTCCTGAACACCGGGAAACTGGCTCAAGGGCTGTACACCCAGAAATGCGAAGAATGGCTGCAGGAGATGATGCCAACCGGCAAAGCTTTCCTGGTGACGTCTGGAACGACAGCCCTCGAGATGGCCGCCATGATATTCGATATCCAACCGGGCGACGAAGTTATCTTCCCCAGCTACACGTTCGTCTCTACCGTCAACGCCTTTGTGGCCAGGGGTGCCAagcccgtcttcgtcgaTATCGAAAAGGACACAATGAACCTTGACGTGAaactcgtcgagggcgcAATCAGCACGAAAACGCGGGCTATCGTCCCCGTCCACTACGCAGGTATCTCTTGCGATATGGACGGATTGATGGAAATCGCTTCCCGCCACAATCTTGTGGTTATTGAAGACGCGGCGCAAAGTCTCACTTCCAAGTACCGCGGTGCATACTCCGGCACCATCGGCCACATCGGCTGCGTCAGCTTCCATGAGACGAAGAATCTCACATCCGGAGGCCAGGGAGGGGCCATCTTGGTCAACCGAGATGAGCTGGTCGACAGAGCCGAAGTGGTTTACGACAACGGCACGAACAGAGTCCAGTTCCTTCGTGGGAGGCTGCCAATGTACGAGTGGCAGGACGTTGGATCCAACCACATCATGTCCGAGGTCCTTGCTGCCCTTTTGTGGTCCCATCTTGAGATGACGCAAGTTATCCAGCAGGTAAGGCTCGGAATCTGGAACAAATACCAAACCTCTCTCCAGCCGCTATCCGACTCTCATGGGTGGTTCGACTTGCCCAAGATACCACAAGACCGTGAGCATAACGGCCACATCTTTTACCTCAAGTTGCGGGATCCCTCACGCCGTTTGAAAATCATGCAGTTCATGAGGAAGAACGGAGTATCGGTCACTACCCACTACTCTCCACTACACGTGTCTTCGATCGGGAGAAGAATCGGGAGGTTCGTTGGGAAAGATGTAAACACGTCACTCTCAAGCCTCCAGCTTGTGCGCCTACCCATCTACTTTGAGCTGAGCGAAGAGGATCAAGACAAGGTGATCTCCCTGGTTCGAGCATTTTTCGAGaatggagaagaagcccgGCTATGAATCATCATGATAATCACCCGATTACCTCACGGGAATTAGTCGGACTGGGGGTGGTCCAGACAATGAAGACATCGAAAtggtttttcttttccccccaTTGACTGCGTTTTGTTCATTCAGCTCATCTTTGAACTGATTCGAGTCTCGATGCTCGCCATGCTTTCACCCACAAGGGCTCGAAGTGTCTGGGACCTTCGCTGGCCAACCAGTTTCTCTACACGCTCTTCGGGAACATTGCGCAACAGTACGTGGATGTGTTCCAAGGCTTTCACGCTCTGCCAGGCTGTCTTCTGCTTGAACCACAGCAGATCCTGGCCCCTGCGGCAGCCCAAAGTCTCTCCGAACGTCCGGTCTAGAAAGCTCTCAATCAGTTTTGCAGTGTGGTCTGTCGGTAGCCCTGTTTCTGGATCCACTGCTGTTCTACTCTTGGACCATATGACCAAGTGCATCATCCCATCTGCCAAGTCGTACGGCCAATCGTTCCAGATGATCTTCCAGTCGTTCGCGTGTGCAAAGGGCACCGCATCGCGGGCGATGATGTGCTTCGGCCAGTGCAGCCTCTCATGGCGTACATATTCAAGCACAGACCCGTGGGTTTTTCCAATCTCGGCGTGCCACCTGATGTAGTTTCGCAGGTCCAGGGGGGATCTTCTAAGCTGTCCCATTTCGCCGGCAGCTTGGTTGAGAGAGAGCATGATCAGCGGGGGGTTTCTGGTCAGGCGGGATGCCCCTACCGGCCGGTCCTCACTGATGAGATTAGATTAGAGACGACTCACCGATCATGCCCTTGACTTCGTCCCAAGTGTGCGGCTCAAGCCTCTCGGACTGGCCTCGCAAGACCCTGATGTCCTCGTCAGAGAGCTTGAACGGGGCGTGCATGATAAGCGTTTCGATGTCCATGGTGGGCAATGACGTGTTTGGACGGTGTTCAGTGTGAGATGTGCCCGAGTTTGGAGCATTTGACTGCTCAGATTCACCCCTAACCAAGATTGTCTTATAGTCTGATCTGACACGAGTCTCGGTAGCACTGCATCGTCACGTATCAACGCGGGAGAAGCCTCGGTCGCCTTCATTCTGGCCAAACTTTTCGTCAAAGTTAAGGAAAGCCCCTGGTGAACTTTGGCTAGTTGACCCACTTACAGTCATCCAGTCATCCCTGTGTGATTAGGAGGTAAGACCTGATGGGCATATATTTCCATCCATGTCTGGATTGAGAAAGCTTGAAATCTCTATTTTTCACTCGGTGAATTTCGGCCCAACCCTTTAGGTTGCGGCGGGGCGTTGGCCGAGAGTTGATGAGCGTAGTAGGCATGGAAACATGCAGGCATTCGATTTCGGGATGACCGACGGCGTTCATCCAAAACGAGGTTGTGCATGCTCCATCGCCGACCAGATGTTGCCTGATTGGGTTGGAAGACAGTGAGATGAAAAGGACTTGTGATTATTCAAGTCATAAGTttgcctcctcgccgtccgcccCAGCTGTTTTTCACAACTAACTAACCACAATCATCAGAAGTCTTTTCCTAAGATGACCACGCCATTAGTAACTTTGTGGTGCACTCTGCACCCTGCAAGCGGTAGGGAGAGTGAGGTATGCATTCCTTCCGAATGCTAACGTGCTGGGCCACTTATGAGAAAGCTACCTACGCGATGGAGTCTGACGTGTGCGTACCCAGCTTCGTCAAGTTCTGCTCGACCTAGCTGCCAAGGTCCGCGAAGTCGAAAATACTTGCCTGCGGTACGAGGTTTTCGAGAAgaccgaggacctcgacggggTTCGCAAGGTGGTATTTCACCTTCTCGAGCAGTGAGTTGGGCCCCATTTCCCTTGACATGGCAACAATTTTTGGTTGTCTTCCACGGTTAATTGCATGGTCTGTGCGGCGGTCACTGACGTTGACAGATGGCCAGCCCAGGCAGACTTGGATAGACACACGGGGAGAGAGTGGCTGGTGGCTATCAGAAGACGGTTTGATGACGGCCTCTTAGCCCGAGAGGAGGTTATTGAGAACATAAACAAGAAAGGGGGATTCGCCAGCTTGTCGTAGAGGAGTGAGAGTaacagaggggggggagcgCCAGTAGTGGATCCACGGATTTATATAGGCTCCTTCTATAGGTCTAGACAGCAAGGAATTTCCGTAAACTAATCCAATCGTGTCTATGTCCTTGACTAACACAAATTGCTTAAGCATACATGACATTTGCGGCGGAGCCAAGTTACCAATATAAACAGGCGAGGAGGGCTCAATGCATTATCACTGAGTCTGAAGGCGGTGTTTAACTATTGCTCACGGAAGAACTTCCCGATTTACACGTTGTGGCTATATTCGCATCCTCGTCTCCCAGTCGCGCAGAAGACAAAGATGGCTGCACTCTCACCCGTGAAAGACTCGGCATACATGGATCCTCCAGGGCTCAAGCTAGAACTTGTCCAAGTAGTACGTTTTTTTTTCATGAAAGATGCCAGTGTTCTAATGCCGTCGTTAATGCCGCCCGAGGGCTAACGTTTCGCCGACCATTTCAGTTCTTTCGCCATGGTAAGTCTGCACGATATCTATGGCACCCTCAACTGATGGGTCACGATTGTACTTTTACTGAGCGAGCCTTTGTGTGGGGAAAATAGGTGAGCGCACGCCAAATGAGGCTCGTTTTGAGAACGTAGGTGTGCTTTTCTGATGCTGTGGTGCCCAACTACCACCAGTGATAGATGTCGCTAACTACGTATAACAGACTGGGCGCCAGACAGGTAAAGAGCATCCctcattcactcactcacttgcACTGTCTCTTTGATGCCAAAGAACGGGAGATAACTACGAGGAGTTAATAATTCTCCCAGACTGGCCCTTCAATCTGTCGGCAAAGGGTCCAGAGACGCTTTTCCGTGGCACTGGACCAAAGTCAATCCCCATTaacgacgaggtcgacaagCCGCTGTTGCCGGATGGTAGACGGCCTATTTACTGGTATGTCTTATGACGACGATGCGAAGCGTTAGCACAGTCAAGAGACTCACAAGACGACATAGTGACAAGGGCGAGTTGACGGACAGAGGCCGGGCCAGCACCATGGAGCTTGGGCGCCAACTTCGCAGGCTATACATTGATCGACTGGACTTCATGCCTCGGACGCTTGATATCGGTACCGTTTACCTCAGGAGTACGCAATACCAGCGAACCTTTGTTTCGCTGCAACACCTTTTTCGCGGCTTGTATCCACCAGAGTTTGTCGGCGGACGCCAggccgatgtcgtcgtcgccgtggcAGACCCTCGACATGAGACACTTCTCCCCCCGGAGGATTACGACGAGCGGTTTGCCGCCCTGCTTGGAGAGTTCACAAGGCGAGCCGCGATGAAATGTTAGTCGTCCGTCCATACCAATGCGATATGAGACACCACCCCCACCTCCAGCCCCATCCGCAGCGTCATGACATACTGACACATGGACATTCTTGTCGACCAAAGGGAACAGCTCTCTCGAGATGAGATTCGTCAACTCCCAGATAGGACGTTGGATGCCGGGGGGCGGTCCTGTCATGGTTGACAGCCAACCCCTCAAGCTACACGGTGTGCTCGACACAATGACCGCCGTGGCAGCGGCACCTAGACCCCAAGACTTCCTCCCTCCAGAGTTCCTCGACCCGGGTCTGCGAGCCATCATGGAGAAGATCTGTGCCGAGGAAGAGTTTGCCGGATATGTCCACAGCAAGGAATTCCGCAGCCTCGGTGTCGGCAACATGTTGCAGGAGGTCATCCAGCGCATGTCTGCTACAATGCATCGGACCGACCAGCCACATGCAGGCGGGAAAGACGAGCGGCGTATGTTCCTCTTTGCCTGCCACGACTCGACCATCGCAGGTACCTTGGCTTCGCTGGGGGTCATGAAGGACCCGGATTGGTTTTGGCCACCGTACACCGCCTACATCACGATAGAACTCTTTCGTTATGTCGGGCCACGAGAAGGCGGCCTTGTTGCCCACGACAGCACAAACGAAGCAAAAGATGCTGGCTCCTGGTTTATTCGGCTAAACTACCAAGGCAAGCCCGTGGTGATACCTGGCTGCGTTGAAAAGGGCAACTATCTGCTCGGCTGTGAAGGCGTATACACATTTGTGAGTGAACAGACTGAATCTTAGATATCGGCCAGGTTTTGCCGCATTTTGTTATTAGCTGACAATCTGTTGTACAGGAAGCTGTAAGGGACCTCATCGATGAATTTGCaccgggcgaggaggggcCATGTTTTGTAACGACAGCAGAGCGGAAGAAGCTTCCGCGCATATAAAGTTCAATTTAAACCTTGCGATAGTTCATAGTTTCCTCGAATGCGCGCACCTGTATATAGTGGCATCCATTGACGACGGATCACCCATCCCTGGTCGTGAAGATGTCCCTTAACAACCAACTACACCTGTGTGCGTACGCAACTGACCGATGGAATCGGTGAGCGAGTCCCCCATTCGAGATACGTCCTCATAAAATCACCAGGTTTTCACTGTCTGACTAATAGCTAGGGATGGGGGACGTCTTTGATGACACGGGCCGGGTTtccggcgatggcgacgaagTCCGGAACGTCTTTGGTCACAACGCTGCCGGCCCCAATGGTGACGCCTTGACCGATGGTGACGCCGGGGAGCACGATGCAGCTGCCCCCGAACCAACAGTCGGCGCCAATTTTGATGGGCTTTCCGTACTCGGGACCTGCGGTGCCGTTCCGCAAGACGGGGTCCAACGGATGCGCAGCGCTGTAGAAGGAACAGTTGGGGCCGATGAGGGTCCGGTCACCGACCTCAATGGTACACGTGTCGATCCACACGCTGTTGAAGTTGATGTAGACATTCTTCCCCAACCTATGTGCAGTTGATGATGCTCAAATGTCAGGGAGAGCCGACTACCACGATAGGAGGGAGGCCTATTTGTGCGTTGCGCCTTGTCGACACTTACTTGACGTTGTACCCATAATCCATCTTCACAGGCCCGTCGATCCAAGGTTCATCAGCAAGgctcttctcgtcctcgtggGGGGTAGGGGCTGGGTCGGGCAGGGCACGATCGTCTTTCAGGATGCTGAGGACACAATTATGGTTAGCCATACGGGCTCCCGGGTCTCGCTCTTCTACTAAGCGTGTCGGTATTTTAGGGTAAGACACGTACTCCTTCACCAGTAGTGCGAGCGCTCTCCGTGAGACATCACCACCGGCGCGGTTGAATCTCTCGCAAGCGGCCGAGCACCGACGTCGGTCAGCATTAAGGTCCGGAGTAAAGGCATAGTACAGCTCTCCGGCGGCCATGCGGGCCCTGTTttgctcgaggtcgagctcgtGTCCAGTCATCTCGCCGGCCGGTGTACACCTGTGTTTTGGCGCCTATGGTACGGACGGAATTGGCAAACGAAGGATCTCTCTTCCAAAGGCTGGCTAGCTAGGTAGGTCGGTCGGTATGTAGGGTAgaaaggtaggtaggtaggtaggcagaaTAACCTCTTGGCTACCGTAGCGCAACGGGGAACGTCTGGAACTGACTCATTTCGAAAGAAGCCAGTCTCAGCCCGTCACTACAGTATGGGATCTCTGATTGCAACCCAAGCAGTGGATCGA
The genomic region above belongs to Colletotrichum higginsianum IMI 349063 chromosome 2, whole genome shotgun sequence and contains:
- a CDS encoding Galactoside O-acetyltransferase, whose product is MTGHELDLEQNRARMAAGELYYAFTPDLNADRRRCSAACERFNRAGGDVSRRALALLVKEYVSYPKIPTRLVEERDPGARMANHNCVLSILKDDRALPDPAPTPHEDEKSLADEPWIDGPVKMDYGYNVKLGKNVYINFNSVWIDTCTIEVGDRTLIGPNCSFYSAAHPLDPVLRNGTAGPEYGKPIKIGADCWFGGSCIVLPGVTIGQGVTIGAGSVVTKDVPDFVAIAGNPARVIKDVPHP
- a CDS encoding Acid phosphatase, with amino-acid sequence MAALSPVKDSAYMDPPGLKLELVQVFFRHDWAPDRTGDNYEELIILPDWPFNLSAKGPETLFRGTGPKSIPINDEVDKPLLPDGRRPIYCDKGELTDRGRASTMELGRQLRRLYIDRLDFMPRTLDIGTVYLRSTQYQRTFVSLQHLFRGLYPPEFVGGRQADVVVAVADPRHETLLPPEDYDERFAALLGEFTRRAAMKWNSSLEMRFVNSQIGRWMPGGGPVMVDSQPLKLHGVLDTMTAVAAAPRPQDFLPPEFLDPGLRAIMEKICAEEEFAGYVHSKEFRSLGVGNMLQEVIQRMSATMHRTDQPHAGGKDERRMFLFACHDSTIAGTLASLGVMKDPDWFWPPYTAYITIELFRYVGPREGGLVAHDSTNEAKDAGSWFIRLNYQGKPVVIPGCVEKGNYLLGCEGVYTFEAVRDLIDEFAPGEEGPCFVTTAERKKLPRI
- a CDS encoding Tdp-4-oxo-6-deoxy-d-glucose transaminase encodes the protein MIPHSKPFNPPKSLQYVEDVLNTGKLAQGLYTQKCEEWLQEMMPTGKAFLVTSGTTALEMAAMIFDIQPGDEVIFPSYTFVSTVNAFVARGAKPVFVDIEKDTMNLDVKLVEGAISTKTRAIVPVHYAGISCDMDGLMEIASRHNLVVIEDAAQSLTSKYRGAYSGTIGHIGCVSFHETKNLTSGGQGGAILVNRDELVDRAEVVYDNGTNRVQFLRGRLPMYEWQDVGSNHIMSEVLAALLWSHLEMTQVIQQVRLGIWNKYQTSLQPLSDSHGWFDLPKIPQDREHNGHIFYLKLRDPSRRLKIMQFMRKNGVSVTTHYSPLHVSSIGRRIGRFVGKDVNTSLSSLQLVRLPIYFELSEEDQDKVISLVRAFFENGEEARL